One Candidatus Effluviviaceae Genus V sp. genomic window carries:
- a CDS encoding LysM peptidoglycan-binding domain-containing protein, with translation MLSRVGIITALVAVLVTMSGGTASAVELTAVRHWTAPDHTRIVADLSGEASYSTRVLTDPDRVVVYIVGGTIGSASRRTEVEDGLIERVRLNQLDGGVQLVVDLGNAPVYNVFPLKPYANKPHRVVIDVFRESESAAPEPIVTPSGAGPKRVVIIDPGHGGEDPGTLGNGEIKEKDLVLDIARQLARELETRGRYEVRLTRDGDYFVRLAKRKEIANRRGGDIFISIHANSAPNRNACGTEVFFVSPRGASDQAARELADRENAADLVGGVSPDADTDVLSILVDLKMTDSVSKSSDLARMITRGLSCDGTSESVVKQAGFVVLKNLAMPSVLVEVGFLTNSADVARFKRPDYRSEYVERLADGIDAYFERYAPPALADDGTHRVAPGETLWSIARRYDVTVEELREANDLAEDATIRVDQVIRIEKS, from the coding sequence ATCATCACGGCGCTTGTGGCGGTTCTTGTCACCATGTCGGGCGGGACGGCATCCGCCGTCGAACTCACGGCCGTTCGACACTGGACGGCGCCGGACCACACCCGCATCGTGGCTGACCTCTCTGGAGAGGCCAGCTACTCCACGCGCGTGCTGACCGATCCCGACAGGGTCGTCGTCTACATCGTCGGCGGCACCATCGGCAGCGCTTCGAGAAGGACCGAGGTCGAGGACGGCCTCATTGAACGCGTGCGCCTGAACCAGCTCGACGGCGGCGTGCAGCTTGTTGTCGATCTGGGGAACGCGCCCGTGTACAACGTCTTCCCCTTGAAGCCGTACGCGAACAAGCCGCACCGCGTCGTCATCGATGTCTTCAGAGAGAGCGAGTCCGCGGCGCCCGAGCCCATCGTCACGCCGAGCGGCGCAGGACCGAAGAGGGTCGTGATCATCGATCCGGGGCACGGCGGCGAGGACCCCGGGACGCTCGGGAACGGCGAGATCAAGGAGAAGGACCTCGTTCTCGACATCGCCAGGCAGCTGGCGCGGGAACTCGAGACGCGCGGCCGGTATGAGGTGCGGCTGACCCGGGACGGCGACTACTTCGTCAGGCTCGCGAAGCGCAAGGAGATCGCGAACCGGCGCGGCGGCGACATCTTCATCAGCATCCATGCGAACAGCGCGCCGAACCGGAACGCCTGCGGCACGGAGGTCTTCTTCGTCTCGCCGCGGGGCGCGAGCGACCAGGCCGCGAGGGAGCTCGCGGACAGGGAGAACGCCGCCGATCTCGTCGGCGGTGTATCGCCCGACGCCGACACCGATGTTCTTTCGATTCTAGTCGACCTCAAGATGACCGACAGCGTTTCGAAGAGCTCGGATCTGGCGAGGATGATCACCCGGGGGCTCTCCTGCGACGGAACCTCGGAGTCGGTCGTCAAGCAGGCGGGCTTCGTGGTGCTCAAGAACCTCGCCATGCCGTCGGTCCTGGTCGAGGTGGGGTTCCTGACGAACAGCGCGGACGTGGCCCGCTTCAAGCGGCCGGACTACAGAAGCGAGTACGTGGAGAGGCTGGCCGACGGCATCGACGCGTATTTTGAGCGGTACGCGCCGCCGGCACTGGCGGACGACGGCACGCATCGCGTCGCGCCGGGCGAGACGCTGTGGAGCATCGCGCGCCGCTACGACGTTACGGTCGAGGAGCTGCGCGAGGCGAACGACCTGGCTGAGGACGCGACGATCCGCGTCGACCAGGTGATCCGGATCGAGAAGTCCTGA